DNA from Nymphaea colorata isolate Beijing-Zhang1983 chromosome 4, ASM883128v2, whole genome shotgun sequence:
ATTCTggaataaattatttttattttatgtataaAATAGTCTTCAAAAgcatattttaatattttcatttatgaaGCGTGTGTTTGTGAATGAGTTTGTAGTTTCAGGTGGTTATTTGCAATTTTTCAAATGTTAGGTCTTCTAAATACATTAAATATTGAGTGGTTATTTGCAGTCTGTTTAGTAAAAATACAAAAGATTTTACAACTAATGCCTggcaacataaaaaaagaagggCACTGAGTGTAGAAAACTGCAAGTGGCCAAATATGAAAGCTGCAAATatgagcatgtttttgttatttcttcaaaatttaagCACGACTTTgcaaaatattaataaaaagatAGCTTTGGATCCACATCAATCTAATTTGTGAGGCAGTCAAGGGCATAAAAAACCAATGGCTTACAACACGTCAAAATTTTATCATCATGAATTTATTTTAGAAGTTAGTTTTGGGTCACATCAATCAAATATTAAGGAGGAAAAATCAAGGGTATCAGGAGGAAACCAATGGCTGACAATGCATCACAATATGGTGGTTTGAAAGACCGATTTAAGAAACACATGATTAAAAGCATGATTTCATCAAATGAACAATGTTGAATCCGCTAAACCAATCAGTGCTACTAGATTGAATAAGAAATCTGCTTTTTACCTTAGAGCGCATGGGGTGCACTCAAAGCAGCACACTCTTTTTTGTGCGTGTATGTGTTGgattgaacttttttttttttggtggggggtggggggggggaaGAAGGCTGAATTTTACAGAATATGGTCTGCTAGCTTTAGTAAACGAGGTGTATGACCAAATTAGATAGCacaatttgataaaaaagagCCAACAATATTGGGTTGAACTACAAACAATTGCAAACGAAGACATATAAGTCAAATTTCCTCAAGAGATACATCACCTCGACAACTTCTGTTCCTCCATTTTGGATGCGATTGGTCAAGTAATGAATTTCCTCAGGAGTGAAAGAAGAGGGTGGTTTCACCTGCATGGATTATCCAAAATGATTACTAAGAAAGATAAACTCTAGCAGCACTATAAGGAGAACAATAGCCTAATACAAATGAATCAAATATAAGATAAAATGACAAGCCAATGCAATTTGTGCAATCTCAATAACCTGTGAAAGGAGAGGTAGGATTGTCACACCAGCATGTCCACCAATGACAGGAACATCTACGTTTGTAGGATCAATGCCCAATACTTCAGCCTGCCCAAACGAAAaagtgaaggagaagaagaaacattTTACAATCTGGTACAGgcaacatgaaaattttatccATCAACAACAGATATCAATGAGATTCCAAAACAAGCACGTATGGTATATGAAAGATGAACAGCTGCAGAAgcacaaaatcaaaattcaaaacaggCAAGAAAGGAGTACCACAAATGTATTTGCTCGCACAACATCAAGTGTTGTCACACCCAGAAGACGCTTAGGATCATATGTGCCTGCCTTCTTTAAGACCTCAGCAGCAATTGGCACAGTTGAATTTACAGGGTTGCTAATCAAGTTAATAACAGCATAAGGACAGTACTTGGAAACGCCTTCGATAAGTGTCCTAACAATCCCAGCATTTATGTTAAACAAATCATCCCTAGTCATGCCTGGCTTCCTAGGGACACCTGCTGGTATAATAACAAGGTCCATCCCTGTAAGGGCATCTTTCAGTTTGTCCTGTCCCAAAAATCCACGAACCTGAAACCCAGAACAGAAACAGCGTAAACGGAGACAAAGAAAGGGACCTTTAAGTTTCTGTGAATAAGCTAAAAGATAAGGATAAACCTTGACAACAAAATTCCAGTAAAGATGCTTCACCAGTTATAGAATGATGGAATATAAACAATCATGAAATATAATTTGAACTGTTCTGGATATTAACAGGAAAACCAAAAGAAGCACTCTCTAAAATTGAAGATGCACAGTTGCAATCAGATTTTGAAGAGCATACAGTTTGTAGTTTGTACACAAAGGGAAGATTACATTGACAGACAAGTACCACCAAGCATCAATATAACCTTTTTTCTAAAGCTTCCAATATTAAGAATTGAACAGAGGAAACAAGaaattctcatatttgagcATGAAAATCTGCTAAACCAAGAGCTTTTCAGGAGAAGCACCATAACCATTGTAACACAATGCAAAAGTATTAGGCCCTTGTGGTACATTACTTTTTCACATCCTAGCGGTTGTTCGTGAAtcagtcttcttcttctatctaAGCTGCTAAAGGAAGTCCATTCCAAACTTCCATAGTTTTCCTTTCAATCAATCCGTTTTActatattttcaatattttaattataaagtAGGAGTCCTGATCTCCTACATCAACAAGTTAAACCAAATTAACTATGGAGCATCAGACCAACTCGTAACCAGAATGTcccaaaacaaagcaaaaaatcaGTCCAGCGACCTGGAAACTGTATACGAATTCCAAGATTTTCCGCAAAACAGAACTAAGCTACTTTGAAGCAGGGGGAAACAACACAGTCTTCCAATTATATAGATCAACTAACAAAGAGGAAACAATATGGATAATGGATTCTTCATCACCTAAAACCAAATACCAAATCACACTCCCCCAACTCCGACTATCATCTGATTCGTTCTCATACGATCTTAAACTCTCATAGCaacaagcgagagagagagagagagagagagagaattgtaGTAACACTATCAGCCACCTAACAAGGAGTTAGGGAGGGAAAACGAAAACAACAGTCATTAACAAGTCATGGTAAATAGAAGATGTGATGGGCACTGATCAGTGCCAAAGGGCAAAAGCAAGTTAAAATGGAAGGAACATAACAAAGCACCTATATAGATATCGATCAACCCCTTTATAAATGGCATCATTCCTTTGCAATCTATAAATATACCACAATGTTGTAAACAACCAAATTTCCCATGGCAATCGGCCAACTTTGGAAGAAAAACGAACTGATGGCCCCCTTACTACGTCTCTAACAAGTGGGTGCCTTCTTAGTTATAACCAGCACCTCCGGTAAGAACGAGATTCTCGGATATAACTCTTGCACGAATAGGCAGTACCTAAAAAAATGTtggcgagagagagaagagaaagtacCACGGCGGAAGTGTCCATGTGGCTGACATCGGCGGTAACTCCAGGGGAATTGACGACATCGTAAAGATGGAGAAGGGACACAAGGGGGTTCATCTTCAATAGCAGGGAGAGAGGTTGGCCGATTCCACCAGCAGCGCCGAGGATTGCCACCTTGAAACCCGGAGCTCCACCTTTTGCTCTGCACTCCTCTCTCCTCAGCGAGCTCCATCCTCCCCTCCCCTTCCCCAACAAACAGAACACCATCAAACAATCAATTCAATAGTTGTACTAAATACCCAAATTCGACAAAGAATTCGATCGATTCCACACGATCAGATCGCCCACCTGGAGGCTTGGAGGGTTAAGGTGGCCTGAAATTCTCGCTATGCGTTGAAGGGCCTCTTCGCTCTGCTGCTGCATCTTCgccttcctcctcctttccctGCTTCTTTGCTACTGCCTGCAAGCAACTGGGAAGAGTGCGTTGCGTGGCGACTTCGATTTTCATCTATGAGCGTCCCAAGGGAGTGAGGGGGAACCCGAGAAGGGCATCCCTGTTTCTCTTCAATTACGGAAACGCCATTATTGGCAGAACATGAAACTCAAACCTTGTTTCCGGTTCGATACGAACGACTGGAGATACGCCCCGTATCGGCGCTGAGAATGAACTACTGTAGGAAACTCgattaaaattatttattttttttctctactCTTAAAATGTTTGATCTATTGTATCGGCCAGTATGACGTATCGTTCATATTTCCGATACAATGAATGAACCTTTATATCAATATAGACCAAGGCACCGCTGAAGCCATTCTTCCCAAACACAAACTTGCAACCCCAAATCCATCGAGGAGAAAAGATAAGCTATTATCACCTCCAAGAAAATGGACAAAGATAGGGTATAATGGTGAATTGTGGCAGCGCTGGGGGTAATTCTTTACGCCAAGGGAGAGTGGATCGTGGATCTAGATACTGGGCTAAAGAAGTGGACTGAACCGAAGGTGCTTATCCGGTCGTTGTGGCTCTCTTTAACTCGACTCCCGTATTTGGGGATTGGACATCATTGTCCAGACATTTGAGTGATGAACAACCAGTGAAGGCAGATGATGTGATCTTGGCAGGAGGAACCGACAGATGCCGAGCTTCTTCTTGGACTTGAGATGTTGCAGCATCGGTGGAAGTACTTCGATATCTTAAGAGATGATATCCTTAGGGCTgtagctcgactcgactcaagtCATACATtactcggctcgagcttgagtcgagGTATACAAGGTCAGTTCAATGTCAACTCGATAGACTGGGTCCTGGTTCGAGTTCCTCGGCTAAGCTCATTTATCAATGTCCTCAATTGATTCGATCTCTTTTCTTAGttaattgcaaaagaaaaaagtaatccAGATTAAACAAGCTTTCTTGAGTTTAATCGTGGCcgagttcatgtaacttgaacttgactcatttataagtTGGAGCTCAAACTTAATCAAGCTTAACTAAGCAAGTTCGACTGGAGCAAGAATTGGCTCGACTTGTTATACAACTCTAGTTATAGCCATTTGATAGCTTTTTCATCACGAAGCTCTTCAGATAAGTATCATATAAAGCAGCAGAGAATATTGTAGATCCACATGGAAGTCCATATACATGGTTTATAAATGTGAACACTCCTGCACTGGTTCTTCTACTCCTCCAAATTAAACGCGCCCATCATCTCGTTAAATGTTAGATAATGGTTCTCAATTTGCCTATGGTGGATCCGCGGCCACCGATATTGGTGTCAGCTTTTTCTTGGCAAGGGAAAGAAGAAACTCGCAACAATGATCGATTTACCTGTTTGCTTTCAAATCAATCTCGAATTGAAACCTTAGCTAATAGCAACGACCCAGATGAAAATTCATACGGCTTCAGTAAATTTTGGCCTTCTTTGGTTATGCATACACCAAATTGTAGTATGTTTTCACCATTGTGCACTTGAGAAAAATTCTTAAGAAATATTCAATTCAGAATGCATTTTGAACCCCCTTTATCTTTATTTTGGTGATGCAAATGTTGGCTCGATGATTGAATTTTGAGAAGAGATTCAGTTTAGTTTGTGTTCCAAAAGTCATAGGGATTGATTTGATTTCACCAGGGGCATTCATTGCAGATGATTTGATTATCAGTTCTAATGCTGAAAGAGATTCTCTGTCAGCTATAAGACTCATTATGGAAGAATTTGCAGACACTACAGGGTTGGAAGTAAATCTTTCTAAGTCTAGCTTTGTGCAGTTTAATGTTGACTCTAGACTCATTTCTGAGTTCGAACAGTTCTTAGGGTGGACTTGTGCTAGTTTGGCTATTAAATACTTAGGCATTCATTGACTCATTATTGTGATCCTTTGAGAGAAAAGGTAACTAAGAAGCTAGCCTTATGGAAAAGCAAACTTTTATCATATTCTGGTAGAGCATGGTTGATAAAATCAGTTCTGAAATCTTCCATAGGCTACTAGATGTCGTGTGTCAAACTTCTCAACTATGTGGTTGGTGGCTTTATCTAGAGATTGTGCTTATTTTTTCTAGGGTGACCAAGATGACTGCAGAAGGATTCATGTCTTAAGGTGGAATATACTATGTGGTCTGACATCAGAAGGAGGGATGGGATTCTTCAATCTTGGGACTTTCAATAAAGTTTGTATGATTATTTTTGCTCTTAGAACATTTAAGTCTGATGGTCTGTGGTCCTCTTATGTTAAGGAGAAACACCTGAACTGTAAAAGCTTATGGACGTGTGGTAGTGCTCATGGTATCTCCTTCAGTTGGAGGGGCATGCTTTGGGGCTGGAATGAGGTGGGTCATTTGATTCAGTGGAAGGTTGAAAGAAGTTTTCAAGTGAGTTTTTTTCTAGACAATTGAGACTGGGGGTGCTTTTCTACCTGAGTGGTTCTCGGCGCAATTGTAGACCTGATCATTTTCTTAAATGGAGTGTTTTTGATACATTACAATGTTTTCAGATCAATAATCTTGCTCCACTTGGTTCTGTTTGGATCAGACAAGTGATTAATCACTCTTACCTTTGTGGGACTGAGGATAAGCTTATATGGAGTTCTGAAGATGCTTTGTCTATGTGAGTGAGGAACATGTATGAAAAAATAAGGGAACGTCAACCAGTGGAGGAGTGACAGACTGCTATCTGGGACTGTCATGCCATTCCTAGGGCCAAAtggtgtttgtttttcagcatTGGAAGGAAAGATTTTAACTCATGATAGGCTAATGCACTTTGGGATTCCTGTGGTTAGTGGATGTGTGTTATGCAAAAGGGATGTGGAGAACTTGGATCACCTATTTGTTAAGCGCTCTTTTTCAGTCGCCTTGAGAAAGTATACTGCTAAACGATTTAATGTGAAGTTGCCCTTATGTTCATCTTTACACAACCTATTTTCATGGTGGAGGGGAAAGATGTTTATTTCTAGTTGGGTACAGAAATGCTGGTGTTTGTTTTTTCCAAAGATCATATGGGTGATATGGAAGGAAAGAAATGAGGGAATTCATGGTGGTAAGAAGACTTGCTGTCCAGTCTTATGTCGAATTATGTGGAAGGAC
Protein-coding regions in this window:
- the LOC116252580 gene encoding malate dehydrogenase, glyoxysomal-like is translated as MQQQSEEALQRIARISGHLNPPSLQGRGGWSSLRREECRAKGGAPGFKVAILGAAGGIGQPLSLLLKMNPLVSLLHLYDVVNSPGVTADVSHMDTSAVVRGFLGQDKLKDALTGMDLVIIPAGVPRKPGMTRDDLFNINAGIVRTLIEGVSKYCPYAVINLISNPVNSTVPIAAEVLKKAGTYDPKRLLGVTTLDVVRANTFVAEVLGIDPTNVDVPVIGGHAGVTILPLLSQVKPPSSFTPEEIHYLTNRIQNGGTEVVEAKAGAGSATLSMAFAAAKFADACMRALRGDAGIVECAFVASGVTELPFFASKVRLGRSGIEEIYPLGPLNEFERAGLEKAKKELAISIEKGISFVNK